In a genomic window of Styela clava chromosome 7, kaStyClav1.hap1.2, whole genome shotgun sequence:
- the LOC120327984 gene encoding uncharacterized protein LOC120327984: protein MGDVFQEKADRDLFFSSFGADIGSRLDQLRFEFEAIENGTILEEPETEIQQTEKKDTIDEATDGITLETKVQGEVEKNSSNDSSPTKEPKERSRMYSMTIQRAFSTVSLMTNFKSSFWKNRRGKNDKKSSPDSNGRTRRSSTSSTPEKNNNREVPIIKVNGGESEGRQTIYSTVPRPGKMVKRSKTMSPSKSQPIDELPNELETLERSESGNVFVPPVVVDGQLVYDYQYASPRDGSPVQKSPQYTGAKLRRRNSLSRFLRLRKSPHKSPKKEKKNTTPIKQLYEKTVLTASTEGLDVAGVKADNTPTKNTTEKGVNGTAKGDIKDTPPLANGATKSAPATPVKAT from the exons ATGGGAGATGTCTTCCAAGAGAAGGCAGACAGGGATCTGTTCTTTAGCTCATTTGGAGCGGATATTGGGTCTAGACTTGATCAACTTAGATTTGAATTTGAAGCAATAGAAAATGGG ACAATACTAGAAGAACCTGAAACTGAAATtcaacaaacagaaaaaaaagacACGATAGATGAGGCAACAGATGGAATTACACTGGAAACCAAAGTGCAAGGAGAAGTGGAAAAGAATTCTTCAAATG ACTCAAGTCCAACTAAAGAGCCAAAAGAAAGATCCCGAATGTATTCAATGACAATACAGAGAGCTTTCTCAACTGTCAGTTTAATGACAAATTTCAAG TCAAGCTTCTGGAAAAACAGACGTGGCAAAAATGACAAAAAGTCATCGCCAGATTCTAATGGTAGAACAAGGCGATCTTCAACATCCTCGACACCCGAAAAGAACAATAACAGAGAGGTCCCGATCATCAAGGTTAATGGAGGAGAATCAGAAGGGAGACAAACAATATACTCAACA GTACCAAGACCAGGCAAAATGGTGAAAAGAAGTAAGACAATGTCACCATCAAAATCTCAACCAATTGACGAGTTACCTAATGAACTGGAGACATTAGAACGAAGCGAATCCGGGAATGTTTTTGTCCCTCCGGTGGTCGTCGATGGGCAATTAGTGTATGACTACCAGTATGCGTCTCCGCGGGATGGTTCCCCAGTACAGAAGTCACCGCAGTATACAGGAGCGAAGTTGCGACGTCGTAACTCGCTCTCACGTTTCTTACGCTTGAGGAAAAGTCCGCATAAATCGCCaaagaaagagaaaaaaaacaCGACCCCGATCAAACAACTTTACGAAAAGACTGTCCTAACAGCAAGCACTGAAGGCCTTGACGTAGCCGGGGTGAAAGCGGACAACACTCCTACTAAAAACACTACTGAAAAAGGTGTCAATGGCACAGCTAAGGGTGACATAAAAGACACGCCACCATTGGCAAACGGTGCCACAAAATCGGCACCTGCCACGCCAGTCAAAGCAACTTAA